The DNA sequence GCACAGGCGAAGGTAACCAGCCAGCAGTGCTCGTTCATTGTCTTCGTCTTCAACAATCAGGACTTCTGGCTGATCTTCGATATTCAGCGTCGCGACACGATTGGAATCAGATGAGCTCGCACTATTGGATGCAAGCTGCCGTTCGATGTCATTCAATTGTTGGACCATTTCCTCCAGCGTCTGCTCTGCGTCCTGGTCCCTTCCCAGTTTCAACTGCTTTTGGGCAATTGCCACAGCCAATCGGGCCTGATTCAGTTCATTCCGAAGATCGTGAAGACCACTCGCCCTCATAGATTGAGTAGAATTTGTGTCGCGTTTACGCCATTCCTCAGCCAGTTCCCCACGCAAGATCTCTACGGACTTGGGAGCGATAACTCCTACACTAACAGTTTTCCCTGAGATGCGACGAATTTCTACTTCGATTCCGAGGTTAGGGAAGAGTATCTGCTGATTTTTCCTGCGTGATAACACAAGCATGTCTTTGCTCCTTGACTAGCTACGAATCCTTTCCAGAAAACACCGACATCCTGTCGGTTGCGTGTAACGCCCCTTAGGCGAACACATCTTAGAGCAGTCCATGCTTGCATCTTTGTAGCAGATTGAGGCACGTTGTCAAGGCGATTCTCGCGCCAAGTTAGATCGATTTCATAGCCTTAATGACCCCAAATAATTTAACTTTCAACATAATTCACCAGTTGTACCAAGTCGTTTATCCTTGATCTGAGTGACCAGTTCTGAATGGAAATTCCCTTGAACGAGCTCTGAAACACCTGACTTAATGATCCACTGACTACCTGGATCGTCTGCCATGGAAAGGAGTTAGAGGCGACCGAGGGGAGGCAGAACTGGATGAAACTCATCATGCTGTTACAGAGTCACTACTGCATTGGCACTGGAGGATGAATAACAAGTGAGTGGAGCACTTCTGGAGAAAGGAAATTCTCAAGGACCCATACTACAATCGAAGCATTGAAGACTGTGGTTCAATGAAGGTCTGGGATTCCGTTTGTGTCCCCGGCATCAGGAATATAACTTGCAGAATTGTATATCATAACTTAGCTAGCCGATGCAGCGAATGTGGACGCCCCCGGAAATGAATGACCAAGGTCAGGGGCAAGCTCGGGTTGAGAATTCATAATCTGAGATGTTTGAATTCTGCTGATTTCTGACGTGATCGTATGATACAGACATGATCAAATCAAATTCTAACGCTTCATGATTCTGGAAAGCATGATAGAAATCATTCAATCGACTTACCTGATCGGCATATGCGTTTTCATTCAATTCCGGATACAAAGCGTCCTGAACATCGTCAGCGATCGAAGCGATCTCAAGATATAAAT is a window from the Gimesia benthica genome containing:
- a CDS encoding response regulator yields the protein MLVLSRRKNQQILFPNLGIEVEIRRISGKTVSVGVIAPKSVEILRGELAEEWRKRDTNSTQSMRASGLHDLRNELNQARLAVAIAQKQLKLGRDQDAEQTLEEMVQQLNDIERQLASNSASSSDSNRVATLNIEDQPEVLIVEDEDNERALLAGYLRLCGFLINEARDGVEALEFLSKHTVDLVVLDMRMPRMRGSEVAKAIRKMSSSKETKIVVVSGEDRDDSLVTGDNTGVDEWFSKPFDPDRLTGCLQP